The genomic DNA AAGCCGTAATTCCCCGTCACGAATTTCAACAATCTTTGTTGCGACTTGAGAAATAAAGTATCGATCGTGGGACACAACGATTGCGGTTCCGTCGTAGTGCTGTAACGCTTCTTCCAGGGTTTCTTTTGCAGGAATATCCAGGTGATTTGTTGGCTCATCCAGGATGAGTAAATTAGCAGGACGCAGCAGCATTTTTGCCAGTGCTAGACGCGCTTTTTCACCGCCACTTAGGGCAGCCACTTTCTTGAAAACCGTGTCTTCACTGAACAGAAATCTTCCTAACAATGTCCGCACTTCTTCGTTCTTCCAATCCGGCACTTCATCATGAATGGTATCCATGACAGTCTTTTCTAAGTCCAGTGCCTCCGCCTGATTCTGCTCGAAATAGCTGGGGATCACCTGATGGGCACCCAAACTAACCGTTCCCTCCATAGGGGCTTCGCTGCCCGTAATGAGCCGCAGCAGGGTCGATTTACCTGCACCGTTTGGTCCCAGAATCGCAATCCGATCGCCCCGCTCGATCAGCAAATTCGCACCCAGAAACAGAATGTTGTCGTTGTAAATATGGGTTATGTCTTTAATAATGACCACTTCCCGTCCACTTCGAGGAGCAGGCGGAAATCGGAAGTGCAGCGTTCTCACTGATCCCACGGGAGCTTCAATCCGCTCGATCTTGTCTAGCTGCTTTTCCCGGCTCTTTGCCTGGGTACTGCGGGTGGCACTGGCACGGAAGCGATCGACAAATGCCTGCTGTTTCTCAATCTCCTTTTGCTGCCGTTCAAAGGCACTGAGCTGAGCGTTTTGAATTTCTTCCTTCTGCTGCAAATAGGCGCTGTAGTTGCCCAGATAGGTGGTCGATACGCCCCGCTCCGTTTCCACAATTTGATTACAGAGGCGATCGAGGAACTCCCGGTCGTGGGAGACAATTA from Leptolyngbya ohadii IS1 includes the following:
- a CDS encoding ABC-F family ATP-binding cassette domain-containing protein, whose translation is MLRLEHISKIYPTGEVLKDVNWEVKPGDRIGLVGVNGAGKSTQLKIIAGEMEPTSGEIIRPSSLRIAYLTQEFDVKVERTVKDEMWRAFQEANETHEALQGIQHDMQTASPEELDRLIHKLDKLQRRFEALDGYALEARIEKILPELDFEPQDGDRLVGDFSGGWQMRMSLGKILLQDPDILLLDEPTNHLDLETIEWLEKYLKGLETPMVIVSHDREFLDRLCNQIVETERGVSTTYLGNYSAYLQQKEEIQNAQLSAFERQQKEIEKQQAFVDRFRASATRSTQAKSREKQLDKIERIEAPVGSVRTLHFRFPPAPRSGREVVIIKDITHIYNDNILFLGANLLIERGDRIAILGPNGAGKSTLLRLITGSEAPMEGTVSLGAHQVIPSYFEQNQAEALDLEKTVMDTIHDEVPDWKNEEVRTLLGRFLFSEDTVFKKVAALSGGEKARLALAKMLLRPANLLILDEPTNHLDIPAKETLEEALQHYDGTAIVVSHDRYFISQVATKIVEIRDGELRLYHGDYHYYLDKIEEEKEKVKLAAIEAEKAAKAAAKREKQKDKQKRRTDEKKANASL